One window from the genome of Gemmatimonadota bacterium encodes:
- a CDS encoding tetratricopeptide repeat protein — protein sequence MTEAEIKRRASELVRKGRYDEAVAECSRLLESSRTLNPAMLNLIGDLQFKQGESATGLASYLRAADAYAEEGLFHNAVAVVRKVLRLDAHCVEAHAVLGVLLARQGLEMDCVNSLNEYARLQDEAGRFHEVLERFDEAATHLEAFPEFHLAHAGVNLRVDHFAEAAACFRKAAFAQTARGRADLAKEAEALAAKAEADGGDASRRTLPVADPLAPRPLDADTPEPWAAFHAGEHPELPPPPPLSDDAAEPETLAAPPDSPAVRQERGTITGDEVQIIGEDGEVASIVADFRDATLDILDMDDYQSHYDLGMTYLEMELFDEAVSEFELSARGVPFALASQEMLGTCFLRTGKMTVAIREFEKGLEFPGHDERDRLGVLYNLGIAYGVTERESEAIAQFQRILETDPGFRDARARLSRLVGNPE from the coding sequence ATGACCGAAGCTGAGATCAAGCGTCGCGCTTCCGAACTCGTGCGGAAGGGCCGGTACGACGAAGCGGTGGCCGAGTGCTCCCGTCTTCTGGAATCGTCGCGGACTTTGAACCCGGCGATGCTGAACCTGATCGGGGACCTTCAGTTCAAGCAAGGCGAATCCGCAACAGGCCTTGCGAGCTATCTTCGGGCTGCGGATGCGTATGCGGAGGAGGGCCTGTTTCACAACGCCGTGGCTGTCGTACGCAAGGTTCTTCGCCTGGACGCGCATTGCGTGGAAGCCCATGCGGTTCTCGGGGTCCTTCTGGCGCGACAGGGGCTTGAGATGGACTGCGTGAACTCACTGAACGAGTATGCCCGGCTTCAGGACGAAGCCGGACGCTTCCACGAAGTGCTGGAGCGTTTCGACGAGGCCGCCACGCATCTGGAGGCGTTCCCGGAGTTCCATCTTGCGCATGCCGGGGTGAACCTGCGCGTGGATCACTTCGCGGAAGCGGCCGCCTGCTTCCGGAAGGCCGCGTTCGCGCAGACCGCCCGGGGCCGGGCCGATCTCGCGAAGGAGGCGGAGGCGCTTGCCGCGAAAGCCGAGGCTGACGGCGGGGATGCGTCACGCCGTACGCTCCCTGTCGCCGACCCTCTGGCGCCGCGTCCGCTGGATGCCGACACCCCGGAGCCGTGGGCGGCATTCCACGCCGGGGAACACCCGGAGCTCCCACCGCCGCCCCCGCTTTCGGATGATGCGGCGGAGCCGGAGACGCTCGCGGCACCTCCCGATTCGCCCGCCGTCCGGCAGGAACGGGGGACGATCACCGGCGACGAGGTGCAGATCATCGGCGAAGACGGGGAGGTCGCGTCCATTGTGGCCGATTTCCGCGACGCCACCCTCGACATCCTCGACATGGATGACTACCAGTCGCACTACGATCTCGGAATGACCTATCTGGAGATGGAACTGTTCGATGAAGCCGTCTCCGAGTTCGAGCTGTCCGCGCGCGGCGTGCCTTTCGCGCTGGCAAGTCAGGAGATGCTCGGCACCTGCTTCCTCCGGACCGGGAAGATGACGGTGGCGATTCGCGAGTTCGAGAAGGGGCTGGAGTTCCCCGGACACGACGAACGCGACCGCCTCGGCGTCCTCTACAATCTGGGGATCGCCTACGGAGTCACGGAGCGGGAGAGTGAGGCCATCGCCCAGTTCCAGCGGATTCTGGAAACGGATCCCGGCTTCCGCGACGCCCGGGCCCGCCTGTCGAGACTCGTCGGGAATCCGGAGTAG
- a CDS encoding SCO family protein — protein MNSAPRKSPLSRLAIGVAVVAVVAWAVWRAGGFGGAPPRGELAILAEVPPFELVNQSGDAFGSKQLAGSVWIANFIFTRCPTVCPELSRRMADLRDRLRDNPGVHLVSFSVDPEYDSPEVLAKYAAEYAADANRWSFLTGSWESMREAVETGLLTSTGTDGGEIDVNSVLHGTRFVLVDSRLRIRDYCDVSEPDAFEGLIADARQLSAILPPTR, from the coding sequence GTGAACTCCGCCCCCCGCAAGTCCCCCCTCTCGCGTCTTGCCATCGGTGTGGCGGTCGTGGCCGTGGTGGCATGGGCCGTCTGGAGAGCGGGCGGGTTTGGAGGCGCGCCACCCCGGGGGGAGCTGGCAATCCTCGCGGAGGTGCCGCCTTTTGAACTGGTGAACCAGTCGGGCGATGCGTTCGGCTCGAAACAGCTCGCCGGAAGCGTCTGGATTGCGAACTTCATCTTCACGCGGTGCCCGACCGTCTGCCCCGAGCTGTCCCGGAGGATGGCGGATCTCCGCGACCGGCTTCGCGACAACCCGGGCGTCCACCTCGTGTCCTTCAGCGTGGACCCCGAGTACGACTCGCCCGAAGTCCTGGCGAAGTACGCCGCGGAATATGCCGCCGACGCGAACCGGTGGTCCTTCCTGACCGGGTCGTGGGAGTCCATGCGGGAGGCGGTGGAGACCGGACTCCTGACGAGCACGGGAACCGACGGTGGGGAGATCGATGTGAACAGCGTCCTGCACGGAACGCGTTTCGTGCTGGTCGACTCCCGGCTACGAATCCGCGACTACTGCGACGTGTCCGAACCGGACGCGTTCGAAGGGCTGATCGCCGATGCGCGACAGCTCTCAGCGATCCTGCCTCCCACTCGCTAG
- a CDS encoding DUF420 domain-containing protein, with amino-acid sequence MDLSFLAPLNAAINALAAVFLVLGRRRISQGRMDAHRSAMLTAFSLSVLFLALYVARKASAGFESLHFHAGGAARIAYLALLGAHLILAPVVPVMAILLIVWAVRGRLDLHRRLARIAWPIWMFVSVSGIVIYLLVYPLNPVPGPPPIPE; translated from the coding sequence ATGGACCTGTCGTTTCTGGCTCCCTTGAACGCTGCGATCAATGCGCTCGCCGCGGTTTTTCTCGTGCTGGGAAGGCGGCGAATCTCACAAGGCCGCATGGACGCGCACCGGAGCGCCATGCTCACGGCCTTCTCGCTGTCGGTGCTGTTTCTGGCGCTCTATGTCGCGAGGAAAGCAAGCGCGGGATTTGAGTCGCTTCATTTTCACGCCGGGGGCGCGGCGAGGATCGCGTATCTGGCACTTCTCGGCGCACACCTGATCCTCGCACCGGTGGTTCCCGTCATGGCGATCCTCCTCATCGTGTGGGCAGTGCGCGGGCGACTTGACCTCCACCGCCGACTCGCGCGGATCGCATGGCCGATCTGGATGTTTGTCTCTGTCTCGGGAATCGTGATCTACCTGCTCGTCTATCCTCTGAATCCGGTTCCCGGACCGCCCCCCATTCCCGAGTAA
- a CDS encoding c-type cytochrome, whose product MPGSRICYIALACCLTLAAPTPSSASDAERGAALFPFCTTCHGADGGGNRDYAAPSIAGLSAWYVEAQLTKFRNGQRGLHPDDANGLRMYPMSLHLKTDEEVRAVAEYIASLPPAAPAPELEGGDAAAGAAWYATCTACHGQDAQGMELLKGAPLSLSSDWYLLSSLRKFREGVRGAAAGDSSGAVMRPMAQILPDEQAMKDVIAHIMSLREE is encoded by the coding sequence ATGCCGGGAAGTCGAATCTGTTACATTGCACTTGCTTGCTGTCTCACGCTGGCCGCCCCGACACCCTCGTCCGCGTCCGATGCTGAGAGGGGCGCTGCCCTCTTCCCGTTCTGCACCACCTGCCACGGAGCGGATGGCGGGGGTAATCGCGACTACGCCGCGCCTTCCATCGCCGGCCTTTCCGCCTGGTATGTGGAAGCGCAACTGACGAAGTTCCGCAACGGGCAACGCGGGCTCCATCCGGATGATGCGAACGGACTTCGGATGTATCCCATGTCGCTCCATCTGAAAACCGACGAGGAGGTCCGAGCGGTTGCGGAGTACATTGCGTCGCTTCCGCCTGCCGCTCCCGCCCCCGAACTTGAAGGAGGAGACGCCGCGGCGGGCGCCGCCTGGTACGCCACCTGCACCGCCTGTCACGGACAGGACGCGCAGGGGATGGAGCTCCTGAAGGGCGCCCCTCTCAGCCTGTCGAGCGACTGGTATCTCCTGAGCAGTCTGCGGAAGTTCCGTGAGGGCGTTCGCGGCGCGGCGGCGGGAGACTCCTCCGGAGCGGTGATGCGTCCGATGGCGCAGATTCTCCCCGATGAGCAGGCCATGAAGGATGTCATCGCTCACATCATGTCACTCCGCGAGGAGTAG
- a CDS encoding cytochrome C oxidase subunit II codes for MIEHLIPAASTYATDIDGLITLIAVLVGFWFIAAEVVFFWLLFRFRKKEGRGGQYITGEEKRQKRWITIPHLLVLVCDIFIIVGAVRVWYVVKQDFPEAQETVRITAQQWAWTFEHPGPDGVLDTADDITTMNELHLQKDRTYHFELAAKDVVHSFSVPAFRLKQDAVPGRIIKGWFQPTLTGDFGIQCAEICGVGHALMGARLFVENPAEHAAWMNPHSTLTLAAADPAPALEE; via the coding sequence ATGATCGAGCATCTCATCCCGGCTGCGTCCACTTATGCCACCGACATCGACGGCCTGATCACGCTGATCGCCGTACTCGTCGGGTTCTGGTTCATTGCGGCGGAGGTTGTGTTCTTCTGGCTGCTCTTCCGGTTCCGAAAGAAGGAGGGGCGCGGCGGACAGTACATCACCGGAGAAGAGAAGAGACAGAAGCGGTGGATCACCATTCCTCACCTTCTGGTGCTCGTCTGCGACATCTTCATTATCGTGGGCGCGGTGCGTGTCTGGTATGTGGTGAAGCAGGACTTCCCCGAGGCTCAGGAGACCGTGCGGATCACCGCACAGCAGTGGGCCTGGACCTTCGAACACCCCGGTCCGGACGGCGTCCTCGATACGGCGGACGACATCACAACGATGAACGAGCTGCATCTCCAGAAGGACCGCACCTACCACTTTGAACTCGCCGCGAAGGATGTGGTGCATTCGTTCTCGGTGCCCGCCTTCCGCCTCAAGCAGGACGCGGTTCCCGGGCGAATCATCAAGGGCTGGTTCCAGCCGACGCTCACGGGCGACTTCGGCATTCAGTGCGCGGAAATCTGCGGCGTGGGACATGCGCTGATGGGCGCGCGCCTCTTCGTGGAGAATCCGGCCGAGCACGCCGCCTGGATGAACCCGCATTCCACACTTACGCTGGCGGCCGCCGATCCGGCCCCGGCCTTGGAGGAGTAG
- a CDS encoding cbb3-type cytochrome c oxidase subunit I: MSGGTAHHAEPGFLGRFVFPTDHKMIARQYLFTGMAMALLGGLMTYVFRTQLAFPGASVPGFGVVSPADYNTLVTNHGTIMIFWVAMPVLIAAFGNFLIPLMIGADDMAFPRINRLSFQVFFLSTVVILLSLIVEGGGFGGAWTAYPPLSAMGKYNMTPIASAMWLGAVALEFVAFLLGGINFITTMLNSRAPGMKMLDIPMVVWMIVVASVIFMLSVGPLVAGGVMLLMDQTIGTGFYDPARGGDPLLWQHLFWFFGHPEVYVVLLPAVGIVLEIISVFARKRIFAYKTILYTAIATGLVSFTVWAHHQFVAGIDPRMAHVFTATTLLISIPLAEMMFASIATLYGGSITFSTPMLWALAFIAEFLLGGVTGIFLGSSGSDIYFHDTYFVLAHFHYTFFPIAIIAAFAGLTYWFPKIFGRMMCEKLGKIHFWLTILSFNAIFIPLFILGAAGQHRRIYDYSHFPELSTPFFQDLRIIATVALFVMLAAQAVFLFNFVKSLVRGPAAPKNPWKSNTLEWTTDSPPPHGNWAELPTVHRGPYEYSVPGRDTDYWPQNEPA, encoded by the coding sequence ATGTCCGGAGGGACCGCCCATCACGCGGAGCCGGGATTCCTCGGCCGGTTCGTCTTCCCGACGGACCACAAGATGATTGCCAGACAGTATCTGTTCACGGGGATGGCCATGGCCCTCCTCGGCGGCCTCATGACCTATGTGTTCCGAACGCAACTGGCCTTCCCCGGCGCCAGCGTCCCCGGATTTGGAGTGGTCTCCCCCGCGGACTACAACACGCTGGTCACGAACCACGGCACCATCATGATCTTCTGGGTTGCCATGCCCGTACTGATCGCCGCGTTCGGGAACTTCCTGATCCCGTTGATGATCGGCGCGGACGATATGGCCTTCCCGCGCATCAATCGATTGAGCTTTCAGGTCTTCTTCCTCAGCACGGTAGTGATCCTCCTTTCGCTCATCGTGGAAGGTGGAGGCTTCGGCGGGGCATGGACCGCGTATCCGCCTCTCTCCGCCATGGGCAAGTACAACATGACCCCCATCGCATCCGCGATGTGGCTGGGGGCGGTCGCGCTGGAGTTTGTGGCGTTCCTGCTGGGCGGGATCAACTTCATCACGACCATGCTGAACTCCCGGGCCCCCGGCATGAAAATGCTGGATATCCCGATGGTCGTCTGGATGATCGTGGTCGCAAGCGTCATCTTCATGCTTTCGGTGGGGCCTCTGGTCGCCGGCGGCGTCATGCTGTTGATGGACCAGACCATCGGCACGGGGTTCTACGACCCGGCCCGCGGCGGCGACCCTCTTCTCTGGCAGCACCTCTTCTGGTTCTTCGGACATCCGGAAGTCTATGTGGTTCTCCTGCCGGCCGTCGGGATTGTGCTGGAGATCATCTCCGTCTTCGCACGGAAGAGGATCTTCGCGTACAAGACCATTCTCTACACCGCCATCGCGACGGGACTCGTCAGCTTTACGGTGTGGGCGCATCACCAGTTTGTCGCGGGAATCGATCCACGCATGGCCCATGTGTTCACCGCCACGACGCTGCTCATCTCCATTCCGCTGGCAGAGATGATGTTCGCATCCATCGCGACGCTCTACGGGGGGTCCATCACCTTCTCCACGCCCATGTTATGGGCTCTGGCGTTCATCGCCGAGTTCCTGCTCGGAGGCGTGACGGGGATCTTCCTGGGATCAAGCGGGTCGGACATTTACTTCCACGACACCTACTTTGTGCTGGCCCACTTCCACTACACCTTCTTCCCGATCGCCATCATCGCGGCATTCGCCGGGCTCACTTACTGGTTCCCGAAGATCTTCGGGCGGATGATGTGTGAAAAGCTGGGCAAGATTCACTTCTGGCTGACGATCCTCTCGTTCAACGCGATCTTCATCCCGCTGTTCATTCTGGGAGCTGCCGGGCAGCACCGGAGGATCTACGACTACTCGCACTTCCCCGAGCTCTCGACGCCGTTCTTCCAGGACTTGCGCATCATCGCGACGGTGGCGCTCTTTGTGATGCTCGCGGCGCAGGCGGTGTTCCTCTTCAACTTCGTGAAGAGCCTCGTCCGCGGACCGGCCGCTCCGAAGAACCCCTGGAAGTCGAACACGCTGGAGTGGACGACCGACTCCCCTCCGCCGCACGGAAACTGGGCGGAGCTCCCGACTGTCCACCGCGGCCCGTATGAGTACAGCGTCCCCGGACGCGACACGGACTACTGGCCACAGAACGAACCGGCCTAG
- a CDS encoding cytochrome c oxidase subunit 3 — protein MTAEARPIANTRSTAGMPTGRLAVWWVIASEIVIFGGLIASYVMYRLAHDAWTAQAAHTNTWIGAFNTFVLLTSSLFAVLAHKAADAGDGKKAARMLVLTAAGGVLFLVVKSIEWTIEITHGYTLLSNTFWSFYYTAAGLHALHVLAGVIIMLFVAADAAKGRELPRVEYTGLYWHFVDIVWIFLFPLLYIAK, from the coding sequence ATGACCGCTGAAGCGCGCCCCATCGCCAACACCCGCAGCACGGCGGGAATGCCCACCGGCCGTCTGGCGGTCTGGTGGGTGATCGCTTCGGAGATCGTGATCTTCGGAGGGCTGATCGCGTCGTATGTCATGTACCGGCTTGCGCACGACGCATGGACCGCGCAAGCCGCGCACACCAACACGTGGATCGGCGCGTTCAACACCTTCGTGCTGCTGACATCCAGCCTCTTCGCGGTCCTTGCACACAAGGCCGCGGACGCCGGTGACGGGAAGAAGGCGGCCCGAATGCTGGTCCTGACGGCAGCGGGCGGGGTGCTGTTCCTCGTGGTGAAGTCGATCGAGTGGACGATCGAAATCACGCACGGCTACACGCTGCTGTCCAACACCTTCTGGTCGTTCTACTACACCGCGGCCGGTCTGCACGCGCTGCATGTGCTGGCCGGAGTGATCATTATGCTGTTTGTCGCAGCCGACGCGGCGAAGGGCCGGGAACTCCCGCGTGTCGAATACACGGGTCTCTACTGGCACTTCGTCGACATCGTCTGGATCTTCCTGTTCCCGCTGCTCTATATCGCCAAGTAG
- a CDS encoding cytochrome C oxidase subunit IV family protein → MSAESTHHPNYVAVWGVLLVLLIVSVLGPMVGLRAVTILTAFGIALVKAWLVARKFMHISVAKPFVLYLMVISLLFMVVLFFGIAPDVMKDGGQHWHKTEVWTSHSEVTAAPHGGDDEGSHP, encoded by the coding sequence ATGTCTGCGGAATCTACGCACCATCCGAACTATGTGGCCGTGTGGGGCGTCCTTCTCGTGCTCCTGATCGTCAGTGTCCTCGGCCCGATGGTCGGCCTGCGTGCGGTCACCATTCTGACCGCCTTCGGGATCGCCCTGGTGAAGGCCTGGCTCGTGGCGCGGAAGTTCATGCATATCAGCGTGGCGAAGCCTTTCGTCCTCTACCTGATGGTGATCAGCCTCCTCTTCATGGTGGTGCTCTTCTTCGGAATCGCGCCGGATGTCATGAAAGACGGCGGCCAGCACTGGCACAAGACGGAAGTCTGGACGAGCCATTCGGAAGTGACCGCTGCTCCTCACGGTGGCGACGACGAAGGCAGCCACCCTTGA
- a CDS encoding cytochrome c oxidase subunit 3, whose translation MSTATLSDAPGTTPSGRRSPAIPSEVIGIFLFVFTELMLFAGLISAFRIAQASAAVWPPMGQPRLPIEATALNTAALLASGLVLFFSRRAVRRDPAGTTTRMLTCLCLGAAFVLLQGSEWVALLREGLTIRSSILGSFFYLIIGLHAVHAVAGLGALLRTWRRFVSGTGSPGSLAAAEIFWLFVVGLWPVLYLTVYR comes from the coding sequence TTGAGCACCGCGACGCTTTCGGACGCGCCCGGCACCACGCCTTCCGGGCGAAGGTCTCCGGCCATCCCGAGTGAAGTCATCGGGATCTTCCTCTTCGTGTTCACCGAACTGATGCTCTTCGCGGGTCTCATCAGTGCCTTTCGGATTGCGCAGGCCTCCGCGGCTGTCTGGCCGCCCATGGGCCAGCCTCGCCTCCCGATCGAAGCGACCGCGCTGAACACGGCGGCCCTTCTCGCCAGCGGGCTGGTGCTGTTCTTCTCGCGGCGCGCCGTGCGCCGGGATCCGGCGGGAACCACCACCCGGATGCTGACATGTCTGTGCCTCGGCGCCGCTTTCGTGCTCCTCCAGGGATCCGAGTGGGTCGCGCTTCTCCGCGAAGGCCTGACCATCCGTTCCAGCATCCTCGGGAGCTTCTTCTACCTGATCATCGGCCTTCACGCAGTGCACGCGGTTGCGGGACTCGGGGCACTCCTTCGCACATGGAGGAGATTCGTCTCCGGAACAGGCTCCCCGGGAAGTCTGGCTGCTGCGGAGATCTTCTGGCTCTTTGTGGTCGGCCTCTGGCCCGTACTGTATCTGACGGTCTATCGCTGA
- the hutI gene encoding imidazolonepropionase produces MRGTANADLVIENAAEVLTLEEAGATVPRRREDLRRVGSVREASVACAAGEILWAGPAGDLEGAVEVSPGATRIDASGCTVTPGFVDSHTHLAFGGSRHDEFERRLLGQSYLEIAAAGGGIRSSVRHTRAASEDELVRIATRRLDLLLLHGTTTVECKSGYGLSTEHELKQLRALSRASAGHPVDTVATFLGAHEFPEEFAKDHEAYVRLLMEEMIPAVAESGLAEYADVFCEEGVYTVDQARRVMQAAAAHGMKPRIHADEFAPSGAAELAVELGAKSADHLSAVSDAGVRALAGSDTVGTVLPGTTFSLRIPGADARRLIDEGVALAIATDLNPGSCAVDSMGVVIGLACLHLGMTPSEAFSAATVNAAYALDRADRIGSMAPGKQADLLVLDTPDYRCVPYRFGTNLVRDVVKSGSVVVRGGRRV; encoded by the coding sequence GTGAGGGGGACGGCAAACGCCGATCTCGTCATCGAGAACGCGGCCGAAGTCCTGACGCTGGAGGAGGCCGGCGCCACCGTTCCGCGACGCAGAGAAGACCTGCGACGCGTCGGTTCCGTGAGGGAAGCGTCGGTGGCCTGCGCGGCGGGGGAGATCCTCTGGGCGGGTCCGGCGGGGGATCTGGAGGGCGCGGTGGAGGTTTCGCCCGGCGCGACCCGGATCGACGCATCCGGGTGCACGGTGACTCCCGGGTTCGTGGATTCCCATACGCATCTGGCGTTCGGAGGTTCCCGCCACGACGAGTTTGAGCGGCGCCTGCTCGGGCAGAGCTACCTCGAGATCGCCGCCGCCGGCGGAGGGATCCGGTCGTCAGTCCGGCATACCCGAGCCGCATCCGAAGACGAACTGGTCCGCATTGCCACCAGACGACTCGACCTTCTGCTGCTGCACGGCACGACGACCGTGGAGTGCAAGAGCGGGTACGGACTGTCCACCGAACACGAGCTCAAGCAGCTCCGCGCCTTGAGCCGGGCGTCGGCGGGGCACCCGGTGGACACGGTGGCCACCTTCCTCGGAGCGCATGAGTTTCCCGAGGAGTTCGCGAAGGATCACGAAGCCTATGTTCGCCTTCTCATGGAAGAGATGATCCCCGCCGTGGCCGAATCCGGGCTTGCGGAGTACGCGGATGTCTTCTGCGAGGAGGGTGTCTACACCGTCGATCAGGCCCGGCGCGTGATGCAGGCCGCCGCCGCGCACGGGATGAAGCCGCGCATTCACGCGGATGAGTTCGCTCCGTCAGGCGCGGCGGAACTGGCGGTGGAACTGGGCGCGAAGTCCGCCGATCACCTGAGCGCGGTCTCGGACGCGGGCGTTCGGGCGCTTGCCGGATCGGATACGGTCGGCACGGTCCTTCCCGGGACCACCTTCTCGCTGCGGATTCCCGGAGCCGATGCCCGGCGCCTGATCGACGAAGGCGTGGCGCTGGCCATTGCCACCGATCTCAACCCGGGGAGTTGCGCCGTGGATTCGATGGGTGTCGTGATCGGGCTGGCCTGCCTGCATCTCGGGATGACGCCGTCCGAGGCCTTCTCGGCAGCCACCGTGAACGCGGCGTATGCGCTGGACCGCGCGGACCGGATCGGCAGCATGGCACCGGGGAAGCAGGCGGATCTGCTTGTGCTGGACACCCCCGACTATCGTTGCGTGCCGTACCGCTTCGGCACGAACCTCGTGCGGGATGTCGTGAAGAGCGGAAGCGTCGTCGTGCGCGGGGGGCGAAGGGTCTAG
- the hutU gene encoding urocanate hydratase codes for MESTSSARVVRAPRGAEMSCRSWQTEAALRMLMNNLDPEVAELPDQLIVYGGSGKAARSWKAFDDIVATLRRLGDDETLLVQSGKPVGVFKTGPDAPRILIANANLVGRWANWDHFREMERKGLTMFGQMTAGSWIYIGTQGILQGTYETFMSAAEKHFGGDLHGRLVLTAGLGGMGGAQPLAVTMAGGVALVAEVDADRIRRRVETRYLDRVAETAEEAAALAREALERKEPLSIGVHANAADLFETVLANGPAPDLVTDQTSAHDLLDGYVPAGIPYPDALDLRKSDPREYVRRARETAVRHVTAMRDFQTRGVVVFDYGNNLRGAAEEGGMEDAYAYPGFVPAFIRPLFCEGKGPFRWCALSGDPADIAATDEALLEAFPEDRVLARWLPIAAERVAFQGLPCRICWLGYGDRAKAGLIFNELVASGRVSAPIVIGRDHLDCGSVASPYRETEGMADGSDAIADWPILNALLNTACGATWVSFHHGGGVGIGNSLHAGMVIVADGTQEAAARLERVLTSDPGTGVMRHADAGYEDAVAVAREKGIDLPGITS; via the coding sequence ATGGAATCCACCAGTTCAGCGCGCGTGGTGCGCGCTCCGCGGGGTGCGGAAATGTCCTGCCGGTCCTGGCAGACGGAGGCCGCGCTTCGCATGCTCATGAACAACCTGGACCCGGAAGTGGCCGAACTTCCCGATCAGCTCATCGTTTACGGAGGCTCGGGAAAAGCGGCTCGCAGCTGGAAGGCGTTTGACGACATCGTGGCGACGCTCCGCCGGCTCGGCGATGACGAAACGCTTCTCGTGCAGTCGGGGAAGCCGGTGGGTGTGTTCAAGACCGGCCCCGACGCTCCGAGAATCCTCATCGCCAACGCCAACCTGGTCGGCCGCTGGGCAAACTGGGATCACTTCCGCGAGATGGAGCGGAAGGGCCTCACCATGTTCGGCCAGATGACTGCCGGAAGCTGGATCTACATCGGCACGCAGGGGATTCTCCAGGGCACCTACGAGACCTTCATGTCTGCCGCGGAGAAGCACTTTGGCGGTGATCTGCACGGGCGGCTTGTGCTGACCGCGGGCCTTGGCGGAATGGGCGGCGCGCAGCCACTGGCCGTGACGATGGCGGGCGGCGTAGCACTCGTCGCGGAAGTGGATGCGGACCGGATTCGACGCCGGGTCGAGACACGCTATCTCGACCGCGTGGCCGAGACCGCGGAAGAGGCGGCGGCCCTGGCCCGGGAGGCGCTGGAGCGGAAGGAGCCTCTGTCGATCGGCGTCCACGCGAACGCGGCGGACCTGTTCGAGACCGTCCTCGCCAACGGTCCCGCGCCGGATCTCGTGACGGACCAGACCTCCGCCCACGACCTCCTCGACGGATATGTTCCCGCCGGGATTCCCTACCCGGACGCGCTGGATCTCCGGAAGTCGGACCCGCGGGAATATGTCCGCCGCGCGCGTGAGACGGCCGTGCGCCATGTGACGGCCATGCGCGACTTCCAGACACGCGGCGTGGTGGTCTTCGACTATGGGAACAACCTTCGCGGGGCTGCGGAGGAAGGCGGGATGGAGGACGCTTACGCCTATCCCGGCTTCGTTCCGGCGTTCATCCGCCCTCTCTTCTGCGAAGGCAAAGGCCCCTTCCGATGGTGCGCCCTGTCCGGCGATCCGGCCGACATTGCCGCCACCGACGAAGCACTTCTCGAAGCCTTCCCCGAGGATCGCGTGCTGGCGCGCTGGCTTCCCATTGCTGCGGAGCGTGTCGCCTTTCAGGGGTTGCCATGCCGCATCTGCTGGCTGGGTTACGGCGACCGTGCGAAGGCGGGTCTCATCTTCAACGAACTGGTGGCTTCGGGGCGCGTTTCGGCACCGATTGTCATCGGCCGCGATCATCTGGACTGCGGGTCCGTGGCGTCTCCCTACCGGGAGACCGAGGGCATGGCGGACGGAAGCGATGCCATCGCCGACTGGCCCATCCTGAACGCGCTGCTCAATACGGCGTGCGGCGCGACCTGGGTCAGCTTCCATCACGGTGGCGGCGTGGGGATCGGCAACTCCCTCCACGCGGGGATGGTGATTGTGGCGGACGGAACCCAGGAGGCTGCCGCGCGGCTTGAGCGCGTGCTCACTTCCGATCCGGGGACCGGGGTGATGCGCCACGCGGATGCCGGATACGAAGACGCGGTCGCTGTCGCCCGCGAGAAGGGGATCGATCTGCCGGGGATCACCTCGTGA